Within the Arachis duranensis cultivar V14167 chromosome 10, aradu.V14167.gnm2.J7QH, whole genome shotgun sequence genome, the region TAAACCTGGCACAACATAAACCAAGCTCCGCTCCTTCATAAAACAAACAGGAAACTACTACTAGGTGAGATTCACATTGACATACCAACGGCGTCCAGCCCCATTAATTTCGGCATGAACTGTCTTATGTGGTCTTCGGCTGCTTTATCAGCTTTCAATGTCTGGCACTCGAAAAAAACcatgattcttttcttcccATTATTCTGTCCAACCATACCTGTGACATCCTTCTCCCAACTGTTACAAGGTGAATGCAAAACAATGAATTGAAGATGTCATCATGTAATACTCATCAAAATGAATGGAAACCTCGATTTGTAAATGTAAAGAATGTCTAGAAGAGAAACCCCATTCATAGAATCTAACTATAGTTAATCCTAGTAGAGTCCAATAATTCCTGCACTATACTCTAGAACAAATACCAACACGATTACCCGATTAAGAAAATTCACTTTCATCTTAATACCGTTATTCTAGCTGTTTACCATAAAAATTTTACTGATTAGGTatcaaatatgattaaaaaaaaagaccCTGGTAGTATATAATGTAAAGATCACAATGCCTTACCCATGAGCATGATCAATGCTATTGAACCGAGCAGCATCATGACCTTTGCACTCGACAATAGTAACTTGTTCTTTCTTTGTCTGTTTCAACAAAACCAAACAGGCAATGAAGTGCATGATGAACAGCTAAAGATAAACAAGACAGAAGTCATGGTTAGTACATTGAAATCTGTGATTGTAAGCTTGATGAGGCGATAATCCTCACCCCTACTGCATTCCCTTTCACAAGGCAATTCTTTCGCCGTagaaaaaattggaaaagagaAACACATAAGTAATCATATTAAATGGAGAAAACCGAGaatgtacataaaaaaaatcctataGATTCACATAGGACCATGAGAAAGTAATcaacataaaataaatcaacaagGTGTAAAATAAATCCAACTCAACATCTTTTGCGATTCTGGGAAGAGTTACTCGTTGGAGGGAGGATAATGAAAGCTGTAAGCTGTGTTTAAAGTTTAAGTTTGACAATTTTAATAAGAAGCAAGTAATTCAGCTTAGGTTCAATGATATACAATCTAAAACAGAACAAATAACAAAACTCCGCTGTCAAAACACGCTATCCGTTTGCCTAAAGCGcatttagaaagaaaatttCCAATGATAATCCCCAATCCAGTGAAGAGAAAGGCAGACTAATCACCAACACTGGCTCTATGTCTATGAAAGGGTGCAATTGATTTAGACCCTGCATTTATCTCATGGCATGATCTAGGTCTGTGcctcatttttcatcaaagCAAACTCAAATGATATTAGATTAACGAGCGGTTTGCTGTAAAGCATTTGGCATTTCATAGAGTTTAGGGAAGAGCTGCACCCGAATCGTGTAATGTAGACAGCCTAACCTATTGCAAACATTAGTGGCTCTACTGCTTGAACTTCTGACTTCATAGACAACTCAACCGTTACTTCATGGTTACTTGAAACCCAGTGATAATTGCAAACACACAAAGAAATTCAATTTGCTAGCACTAGAGGAAACTATTAAAGTATCACTTTTTGGTTTATATTCTAACTAATATTCAATAGTACCTAAACTCAAATTTCAGTCTTCCTAAACACATtcacaaaattgaaaattacttcaaaaagaaataattaaaaaaaattatagataatAATATACCAGAGCCATGAAGACCATAGCAGATAGAATGGGGAAGTTGGATGAAGTGTCCCGATAAAGAACCACTTGGTAACAATGCTATTGATGCCATTCCTTCCATCTCCTccatcttctcttctctctcctctgcCACAAAATTTTAACCTAAAAATAAGTGACGGAAAAATTGGGAAGCGAATTCAAACCAATAaagtttggatttttaatattatcaacAGCTCATGATCAaagatcaaattttaaaataagaggaaaaaaatAACACACTGACCCATTGGGCAGTTAAGTTGGTTATGTTGAATGACACAGTGACAGTGCAAACTGTGAAAGCGAAAGGAAGAGAAGCTTGGTCCTCGGAGAAGAAACTGAATGATGGAAAACGAAAGCGACTCAAAGTAGCGGCATCAGTTATTAGCCACCGATTGCCGCTTTGTGGCGTCCCTGTTTCTCTCACCTTTACAGTTTACGACTTCTCGTTTAAGTGTTTAACCCTCCTCTCAATGATGAACAACTAATTTTGTgctaaatcattaaaaatatattttttaaaaagaaaaatgatagaAGATTTTGctaaaataaacatttttaatttatccATATCAATCA harbors:
- the LOC107471187 gene encoding uncharacterized protein LOC107471187 isoform X2 translates to MEEMEGMASIALLPSGSLSGHFIQLPHSICYGLHGSELPCERECSRGEDYRLIKLTITDFNTKKEQVTIVECKGHDAARFNSIDHAHGWEKDVTGMVGQNNGKKRIMVFFECQTLKADKAAEDHIRQFMPKLMGLDAVVNIGRMTISGLDFGKDDEETE
- the LOC107471187 gene encoding uncharacterized protein LOC107471187 isoform X1; protein product: MEEREEKMEEMEGMASIALLPSGSLSGHFIQLPHSICYGLHGSELPCERECSRGEDYRLIKLTITDFNTKKEQVTIVECKGHDAARFNSIDHAHGWEKDVTGMVGQNNGKKRIMVFFECQTLKADKAAEDHIRQFMPKLMGLDAVVNIGRMTISGLDFGKDDEETE